A window of Desulfovibrio sp. X2 contains these coding sequences:
- a CDS encoding alpha-D-ribose 1-methylphosphonate 5-triphosphate diphosphatase: MRSECVLTNAAVVLPDGIVHGTVCLADGLVRTVDEGNTALPGSVDLEGDYLIPGLIELHTDNMEGHLRPRPGVQWPSALAALISHDVQVTGAGITTVLDSICCGDLHRERDRSALLATSVEAVRSGREKDVLRADHMLHLRCEVCDPAVVDLFAPYADEPGLHLVSLMDHTPGQRQFTSMDKYRQYYRGKHLSWSDEEFEQNIDELRAQQTRHAEPNRAALLGLCRARNIPAASHDDTTAEQVRQADEEGISISEFPTSVEAAREARERGIGIVMGAPNVVRGGSHSGNVSALDLARLGLLDILSSDYVPASLLHSAFLLHEKLGVPLHEAIGTVTSAPAQFLQLSDRGAVSPGKRADLAQVRLVDGYPVVRTVYRQGTRIL; the protein is encoded by the coding sequence ATGAGATCCGAATGCGTCCTGACCAACGCCGCCGTGGTCCTGCCGGACGGTATCGTGCACGGCACCGTCTGCCTCGCGGACGGCCTCGTCCGCACCGTGGACGAGGGCAACACCGCCCTGCCCGGCTCCGTGGACCTCGAGGGCGACTACCTCATCCCCGGGCTCATCGAGCTGCACACGGACAACATGGAGGGGCACCTGCGCCCCCGCCCCGGCGTGCAGTGGCCCTCGGCGCTGGCCGCCCTCATCTCGCACGACGTGCAGGTCACGGGCGCGGGCATCACCACGGTGCTCGACAGCATCTGCTGCGGCGACCTGCACCGCGAGCGCGACCGGAGCGCCCTGCTCGCCACCTCCGTGGAGGCCGTGCGCTCCGGACGCGAGAAGGACGTCCTGCGCGCCGACCACATGCTCCACCTGCGCTGCGAGGTCTGCGACCCCGCCGTGGTCGACCTCTTCGCCCCCTATGCCGACGAACCCGGACTGCACCTCGTCTCCCTCATGGACCACACCCCGGGCCAGCGCCAGTTCACCTCCATGGACAAGTACCGCCAGTACTACCGCGGCAAGCACCTGAGCTGGAGCGACGAGGAGTTCGAGCAGAACATCGACGAGCTGCGCGCGCAGCAGACGCGCCACGCCGAGCCCAACCGCGCGGCCCTGCTCGGCCTGTGCCGCGCGCGCAACATCCCCGCGGCCAGCCACGACGACACCACGGCCGAGCAGGTCCGCCAGGCCGACGAGGAAGGCATCTCCATCAGCGAGTTCCCGACCTCCGTGGAGGCGGCGCGCGAGGCCCGCGAACGCGGCATCGGCATCGTCATGGGCGCGCCCAACGTGGTGCGCGGGGGGTCCCATTCCGGCAACGTCTCGGCCCTGGACCTCGCGCGTCTGGGTTTGCTGGACATCCTCTCCTCGGACTACGTGCCCGCGAGCCTGCTGCACTCCGCCTTCCTGCTGCACGAAAAGCTCGGCGTGCCGCTTCACGAGGCGATCGGCACGGTCACCTCGGCTCCGGCCCAGTTCCTGCAACTCTCCGACCGGGGAGCCGTGTCCCCGGGCAAACGGGCCGACCTGGCCCAGGTGCGGCTGGTGGACGGCTACCCCGTGGTGCGCACGGTCTACCGCCAGGGCACGAGAATCCTCTAA
- a CDS encoding alpha-D-ribose 1-methylphosphonate 5-phosphate C-P-lyase PhnJ: MIRRAILKAVAIPGYQVPFAGREMPMPFGWGTGGIQLTASVIGPDDVLKVIDQGSDDTTNAVSIRAFFRRVAGVATTERTAEATIIQTRHRIPEAPLTEDQIMVYQVPIPEPLRWMEPRERETRTMHAQEEYGVMHVKLYEDIARHGRIATSFDYPVQVAGRYVMSPSPIPKYDNPKMDGCPALQIFGAGRERRIYAIPPYTEVKSLDFEDHPFEVQRWDDCCGLCGSRESYLDEIILDDAGGRMFVCSDSDFCRSRREAGHVGPMGGPTDGQASAKAGEDA, from the coding sequence ATGATCCGCCGCGCCATCCTGAAGGCCGTGGCCATTCCCGGCTACCAGGTGCCGTTCGCGGGCCGCGAGATGCCCATGCCCTTCGGCTGGGGCACGGGCGGCATCCAGCTCACGGCGAGCGTCATCGGGCCGGACGACGTGCTCAAGGTCATCGACCAGGGCTCGGACGACACCACCAACGCGGTCTCCATCCGCGCCTTCTTCCGCCGCGTGGCGGGCGTGGCCACCACGGAGCGCACGGCCGAGGCCACGATCATCCAGACGCGCCACCGCATCCCCGAGGCGCCGCTCACCGAGGACCAGATCATGGTCTACCAGGTGCCCATCCCGGAGCCGCTGCGCTGGATGGAGCCGCGCGAGCGCGAGACGCGCACCATGCACGCCCAGGAGGAGTACGGCGTGATGCACGTCAAGCTCTACGAGGACATCGCGCGCCACGGCCGCATCGCCACGAGCTTCGACTATCCCGTGCAGGTGGCGGGCCGCTACGTCATGAGCCCGTCGCCCATCCCCAAGTACGACAATCCCAAGATGGACGGCTGCCCGGCGCTGCAGATCTTCGGCGCGGGCCGCGAGCGGCGCATATACGCCATCCCGCCCTACACGGAGGTGAAGAGCCTCGATTTCGAGGACCACCCCTTCGAGGTCCAGCGCTGGGACGACTGCTGCGGACTGTGCGGCTCGCGCGAGAGCTATCTGGACGAGATCATCCTCGACGACGCGGGCGGCCGCATGTTCGTCTGCTCGGACAGCGACTTCTGCCGCTCGCGCCGCGAGGCCGGACACGTGGGCCCCATGGGCGGCCCCACGGACGGACAGGCATCGGCCAAGGCCGGGGAGGACGCGTGA
- the phnG gene encoding phosphonate C-P lyase system protein PhnG, with product MREANAARREWMGLFARAPREELETAARELAADGPCEMLRRPEAGLVMVRGRMGGTGNAFNLGEMTMTRCVVRAASGRVGFGYVAGRDRRHAELAARLDAAMQDGAGNDADNGAGNGARERVLARLRAGLARLRAEREAEVRATRVDFFTLVRGGDANG from the coding sequence ATGCGGGAGGCGAACGCCGCCCGCAGGGAATGGATGGGGCTTTTCGCCCGCGCGCCGCGCGAGGAGCTGGAGACGGCCGCGCGCGAGCTCGCGGCCGACGGCCCCTGCGAGATGCTGCGCCGCCCCGAGGCGGGGCTGGTCATGGTGCGCGGCCGCATGGGCGGCACGGGCAACGCCTTCAACCTGGGCGAGATGACCATGACCCGCTGCGTGGTGCGCGCGGCCTCCGGCCGCGTGGGCTTCGGCTACGTGGCGGGCCGCGACCGCAGACACGCCGAGCTGGCCGCGCGCCTGGACGCCGCCATGCAGGACGGCGCGGGCAACGACGCAGACAACGGGGCGGGCAACGGGGCGCGCGAGCGGGTCCTGGCGCGGCTGCGCGCGGGGCTCGCGCGGCTGCGCGCCGAGCGCGAGGCCGAGGTGCGGGCCACGCGCGTGGACTTCTTCACCCTGGTCAGGGGAGGCGACGCCAATGGCTGA
- the phnN gene encoding ribose 1,5-bisphosphokinase translates to MPRPIYLIGASGAGKDSLLAGLRARLDPRAFAFAHRYITRPAESGGENHVSLTRAEFTARLDLGLFALSWESHGNLYGIGREMDLWRAAGLHVVMNGSRAYLPTARERYPDLLPVLVSVPPDVLALRLAARGRETPEEIGLRLERARAYDLDDLDDPACLRIDNSGTLDQSLDRLITALRTAL, encoded by the coding sequence ATGCCCCGCCCGATCTACCTCATCGGCGCCTCGGGCGCGGGCAAGGACAGTCTGCTGGCTGGCCTGCGCGCGCGCCTCGACCCGCGCGCCTTCGCCTTCGCCCACCGCTACATCACCCGGCCCGCGGAAAGCGGCGGCGAGAACCACGTCTCCCTCACGCGCGCGGAGTTCACGGCCCGCCTCGACCTCGGCCTCTTCGCCCTCTCCTGGGAAAGCCACGGCAACCTCTACGGCATCGGCCGCGAGATGGACCTCTGGCGCGCCGCGGGCCTGCACGTGGTCATGAACGGCTCGCGCGCCTACCTCCCCACCGCGCGCGAACGCTACCCGGACCTCCTGCCCGTGCTCGTCTCCGTGCCGCCGGACGTGCTCGCCCTGCGCCTCGCCGCGCGCGGCCGCGAAACCCCGGAAGAGATCGGCCTGCGCCTCGAACGCGCCCGCGCCTACGATCTCGACGACCTCGACGACCCAGCCTGCCTGCGCATCGACAACAGCGGCACCCTCGACCAGTCCCTGGACCGCCTCATCACCGCCCTGCGCACGGCCCTTTGA
- the phnD gene encoding phosphonate ABC transporter substrate-binding protein has product MIKRIMFLLTLVSVLAAAALPALAASPCKDWPTTVRMGVIPTEGAADTAKRFKPLTDHLQKVLGVPVEVYTASDYAGIITAMANKHIELAYFGPKSYVEASEKAGAQAVAMEVSTDGTPGYYGIIISKKGSGIKTMADAKGKTFAFTDPNSTSGFLVPNVLFARDMKVKPQDYFSEVRFSGSHGASMLAVKNGGIQVAATNTEDLARMEEKGALSPDDFNIIWKSDLIPGSPYAVRRDLPESFKAAFCGALMFYNSDKAGLEKLQIGGFVPADDTSYDIVRYLNKLKKELQKNN; this is encoded by the coding sequence ATGATCAAGCGTATCATGTTCCTCCTGACCCTCGTCAGCGTCCTCGCGGCGGCCGCCCTGCCCGCCCTGGCCGCCTCCCCGTGCAAGGACTGGCCGACCACCGTGCGCATGGGCGTCATCCCCACCGAGGGCGCCGCGGACACCGCCAAGCGCTTCAAGCCGCTGACCGACCACCTGCAGAAGGTCCTCGGCGTGCCGGTCGAGGTCTACACGGCCAGCGACTACGCGGGCATCATCACGGCCATGGCCAACAAGCACATCGAGCTGGCCTACTTCGGACCCAAGAGCTACGTCGAGGCCTCCGAGAAGGCGGGCGCCCAGGCCGTGGCCATGGAGGTCAGCACGGACGGCACGCCCGGCTACTACGGGATCATCATTTCCAAGAAGGGCTCGGGCATCAAGACCATGGCCGACGCCAAGGGCAAGACCTTCGCCTTCACCGATCCCAACTCCACCTCCGGCTTCCTCGTGCCCAACGTGCTCTTCGCCCGCGACATGAAGGTCAAGCCCCAGGACTACTTCTCCGAGGTCCGCTTCTCCGGCTCCCACGGCGCCTCCATGCTGGCCGTGAAGAACGGCGGCATCCAGGTGGCCGCGACCAACACCGAGGACCTTGCGCGCATGGAGGAGAAGGGCGCCCTCTCCCCGGACGACTTCAACATCATCTGGAAGTCCGACCTCATCCCGGGTTCGCCCTACGCCGTGCGCCGCGACCTGCCCGAGAGCTTCAAGGCCGCCTTCTGCGGCGCCCTGATGTTCTACAACAGCGACAAGGCCGGGCTCGAGAAGCTGCAGATCGGCGGCTTCGTGCCCGCGGACGACACCAGCTACGACATCGTCCGCTACCTGAACAAGCTGAAGAAAGAGCTTCAGAAGAACAACTAA
- the phnH gene encoding phosphonate C-P lyase system protein PhnH, whose translation MADLLCRTERRLGLLPGFPDAVRDAQATFRAVLAAMSRPGRVVPLPVLPACGPDLPAAALAVLLCLCDLETALWAGAYGEGGHAGREAAAYLAFHCGCPEARTPGEAAYALCDVKSLPERLAGLPLGTPEFPDRSATVVATCEALGQGHGVRIGGPGVPGEAELRVAGARPALWSHLRDLAHAFPRGLDCIFVDGRRVACLPRSARILEIL comes from the coding sequence ATGGCTGATCTCCTGTGCCGGACGGAACGCCGCCTGGGCCTCCTGCCCGGCTTCCCGGACGCGGTGCGCGACGCGCAGGCCACGTTCCGGGCCGTGCTCGCGGCCATGTCGCGGCCCGGCCGCGTCGTGCCCCTGCCCGTGCTGCCCGCCTGCGGCCCGGACCTGCCCGCGGCCGCCCTGGCCGTGCTCCTCTGCCTGTGCGACCTCGAGACCGCGCTGTGGGCCGGGGCCTACGGCGAGGGCGGCCATGCCGGGAGGGAGGCGGCGGCCTACCTCGCCTTCCACTGCGGCTGCCCCGAGGCCCGGACCCCGGGCGAGGCGGCCTACGCCCTGTGCGACGTGAAGAGCCTGCCCGAGCGGCTGGCCGGGCTCCCCCTGGGCACGCCGGAATTCCCGGACCGCTCGGCCACCGTGGTGGCGACCTGCGAGGCCCTGGGCCAGGGACACGGCGTGCGCATCGGCGGCCCGGGCGTCCCGGGCGAGGCCGAGCTTCGCGTCGCCGGGGCGCGCCCGGCCCTGTGGAGCCATCTGCGGGACCTCGCGCACGCCTTTCCGCGCGGGCTCGACTGCATCTTCGTGGACGGACGGCGCGTGGCCTGCCTGCCGCGCTCGGCCCGCATCCTGGAAATTCTGTGA
- the phnK gene encoding phosphonate C-P lyase system protein PhnK → MMQTTQPGLSSVTGAFPSGFAADFPADAPLLEARGLCKDYGGRPACRDVDLTLWPGEVLGIVGESGSGKTTLLRCLAGRIPVSSGRVTYRSPELGEVELTACEEHVLRRLHRTEWGLVRQNPRDGLRLSVSAGANIGERLMSQGQRHYGAIRAQALEWLARVEIDAGRIDDLPRTFSGGMQQRLQIARNLVTRPRLVFMDEPTGGLDVSVQARLLDLLRSLSAELGLAVVIVTHDLAVARILAGRLMVMRRGQVVESGLTDQVLDDPHHPYTQLLVSSILEV, encoded by the coding sequence GTGATGCAGACGACGCAGCCCGGCCTTTCTTCCGTCACCGGTGCCTTCCCCTCCGGTTTTGCCGCCGATTTCCCCGCCGACGCGCCCCTGCTCGAGGCGCGCGGCCTGTGCAAGGACTACGGCGGCCGTCCGGCCTGCCGGGACGTGGACCTGACGCTCTGGCCCGGCGAGGTGCTCGGCATCGTGGGCGAGTCCGGCTCGGGCAAGACCACGCTCCTGCGCTGCCTGGCGGGCCGCATCCCGGTCTCGTCCGGCCGCGTGACCTACCGCTCGCCCGAGCTCGGCGAGGTGGAGCTGACCGCCTGCGAGGAGCACGTGCTCAGGCGCCTGCACCGCACGGAATGGGGCCTCGTGCGCCAGAACCCGCGCGACGGGCTCAGGCTCTCGGTCAGCGCCGGGGCCAACATCGGCGAGCGGCTCATGAGCCAAGGGCAGCGCCACTACGGCGCCATCCGCGCCCAGGCCCTGGAGTGGCTGGCCAGGGTGGAGATCGACGCGGGCCGCATCGACGACCTGCCCCGGACCTTTTCCGGCGGCATGCAGCAACGCCTGCAGATCGCGCGAAACCTCGTGACCAGGCCCCGTCTGGTCTTCATGGACGAGCCCACGGGCGGGCTCGACGTCTCGGTGCAGGCCAGGCTCCTGGACCTCTTGCGCTCGCTCTCGGCCGAGCTCGGCCTGGCCGTGGTCATCGTGACCCACGACCTGGCCGTGGCCCGCATCCTGGCGGGCCGCCTCATGGTCATGCGGCGCGGCCAAGTGGTGGAATCCGGCCTGACCGACCAGGTCCTGGACGACCCCCACCACCCCTACACCCAGCTCCTCGTCTCCTCGATCCTGGAGGTCTGA
- the phnF gene encoding phosphonate metabolism transcriptional regulator PhnF — protein sequence MTLERGSGVALWRQIRNVLEHEIADAGQAEDGRLPTEKELSERFGVNRHTVRRALAVLEAEGLIVVEQGRGAFVRPQMVSYQLARRVRFSQNLLRQSRAPRGRLLEASVVRASAEAAKALHVAQNDPVCRLEILGQADGVPLSIGTSHFSGARFPGLVEAYRESGSITEALRACGLPDYVRKSTLVTARMPTPREARLLGQPRSRPVLVAESVNVDAQGRPVEWGICRWASERVQLAVEPERDLC from the coding sequence ATGACTCTTGAGCGCGGAAGCGGCGTCGCCCTGTGGCGCCAGATCAGGAACGTGCTGGAGCACGAGATCGCGGATGCAGGACAGGCCGAGGACGGCAGGCTGCCCACGGAAAAGGAGCTCTCCGAGCGCTTCGGGGTCAACCGGCACACCGTGCGCCGGGCCCTGGCCGTGCTCGAGGCCGAGGGGCTGATCGTGGTCGAGCAGGGCCGCGGTGCCTTCGTCAGGCCGCAGATGGTCAGCTACCAGCTCGCGCGGCGGGTGCGCTTCAGCCAGAACCTCCTGCGCCAGAGCCGCGCGCCCAGGGGCAGGCTGCTCGAGGCCTCGGTCGTGCGCGCCTCGGCCGAGGCGGCCAAGGCGCTGCACGTCGCGCAGAACGACCCGGTCTGCCGCCTGGAGATACTGGGCCAGGCCGACGGCGTGCCGCTCAGCATCGGCACCTCCCACTTCTCCGGCGCCCGCTTTCCCGGCCTCGTCGAGGCCTACCGGGAGAGCGGCTCCATCACCGAGGCGCTTCGGGCCTGCGGCCTGCCGGACTACGTGCGCAAGAGCACCCTGGTCACGGCGCGCATGCCCACCCCGCGCGAGGCCCGCCTCCTCGGCCAGCCGCGCAGCCGTCCCGTGCTCGTGGCCGAGTCCGTGAACGTGGACGCGCAGGGCAGGCCCGTGGAATGGGGCATCTGCCGCTGGGCCTCCGAGCGCGTGCAGCTCGCCGTGGAGCCCGAGCGTGATCTGTGCTGA
- the phnE gene encoding phosphonate ABC transporter, permease protein PhnE: MHAELTLQSVTPRTPLRRRVVLGLLAAIAAAILVTSYVSTGINPFQLYNKRENAFHYLFGRQLSEMDMAEARRQAERMPEIMLQSQAMQELRKENAASTQKMGGYELQKKAEALAEKRLKQMPAAERQQLVDSEYERQVDERRGGYFPPDMHKENLVMYGEALLETVAIAIWGTLFAFIAAVPVSVFAARNTLGLLVSGEDRVSAAIRWFCQFGVRRFLDFCRGFNEFVMALIFVAVIGLGPFAGVMSLAIHTFGILGKVFSEGIEAIEPGQVEAVEASGAGPAQIISFSVLPQIMPLIVSYTLLRFESNVRSATILGFVGAGGIGFLIFDKINGYLYREVSTMMIMVILCVTLIDYGCGILRKRFT, from the coding sequence ATGCACGCTGAACTGACACTCCAGTCCGTGACCCCCAGGACGCCCCTCCGCCGGAGGGTCGTCCTGGGGCTGCTCGCGGCCATCGCGGCGGCCATCCTGGTCACCTCCTACGTCTCGACCGGGATCAACCCCTTCCAGCTCTACAACAAGCGCGAAAACGCCTTCCACTACCTCTTCGGCCGCCAGCTCTCCGAGATGGACATGGCCGAGGCCAGGCGGCAGGCCGAGCGCATGCCCGAGATCATGCTCCAGTCGCAGGCCATGCAGGAGCTGCGCAAGGAGAACGCGGCGAGCACGCAGAAGATGGGCGGCTACGAGCTGCAGAAGAAGGCGGAGGCCCTGGCCGAGAAACGGCTGAAGCAGATGCCCGCGGCCGAGCGCCAGCAGCTGGTGGACAGCGAGTACGAGCGCCAGGTGGACGAGCGTCGGGGCGGCTACTTCCCGCCGGACATGCACAAGGAGAACCTCGTCATGTACGGCGAGGCGCTGCTCGAGACCGTGGCCATCGCCATCTGGGGCACCCTCTTCGCCTTCATCGCGGCCGTGCCGGTCTCGGTCTTCGCGGCCAGGAATACGCTCGGCCTGCTCGTCTCGGGCGAGGACCGCGTCTCGGCGGCCATCCGCTGGTTCTGCCAGTTCGGCGTGCGCCGCTTCCTGGACTTCTGCCGCGGCTTCAACGAGTTCGTCATGGCCCTCATCTTCGTGGCCGTGATCGGGCTCGGGCCCTTCGCGGGCGTCATGTCGCTCGCCATCCACACCTTCGGCATCCTGGGCAAGGTCTTCAGCGAGGGCATCGAGGCCATCGAGCCCGGCCAGGTGGAGGCGGTGGAGGCCAGCGGCGCCGGACCGGCGCAGATCATCTCCTTCTCGGTCCTGCCGCAGATCATGCCGCTCATCGTCAGCTACACGCTGCTGCGCTTCGAATCCAACGTGCGCAGCGCGACCATCCTCGGCTTCGTGGGCGCGGGCGGCATCGGCTTCCTGATCTTCGACAAGATCAACGGCTACCTCTACCGCGAGGTCTCGACCATGATGATCATGGTCATCCTCTGCGTGACCCTGATCGACTACGGCTGCGGCATCCTGCGCAAGCGGTTCACCTAG
- a CDS encoding DUF1045 domain-containing protein, translated as MSSRYAIYYSPEAQSPLSAFGNAWLGRDTESGLDVPRLRAEALAPEALAEATALPARYGFHATLKPPFRLRPPYTETDLRKSMASFAASQPPVATPPLELTVIGSFIALAPARPAEELDDLARNCVVFFDLYRRPPDRDELKRRRAVGLSPRQNELLERFGYPFVLDEFRFHMTLTGKVADQELRRSLFATLCRLVEPFSGRAVTVREICLFRQEGPERRFTCVQRMPLTGR; from the coding sequence ATGTCGTCGCGTTACGCCATCTACTATTCGCCGGAGGCCCAGAGCCCGCTCTCGGCCTTCGGCAACGCCTGGCTCGGCCGGGACACCGAAAGCGGCCTGGACGTGCCCCGCCTGCGCGCCGAGGCCCTCGCGCCCGAGGCCCTGGCCGAGGCCACGGCCCTGCCCGCGCGCTACGGGTTCCACGCCACCCTGAAGCCGCCCTTCCGCCTGCGGCCGCCCTACACCGAGACGGACCTGCGCAAGAGCATGGCCAGCTTCGCCGCCTCCCAGCCGCCCGTGGCCACGCCGCCCCTCGAGCTCACCGTCATCGGCTCCTTCATCGCCCTGGCCCCGGCGCGCCCGGCCGAGGAGCTGGACGACCTGGCCCGCAACTGCGTGGTCTTCTTCGACCTCTACCGCCGGCCGCCGGACAGGGACGAGCTCAAGCGCCGCCGCGCCGTGGGCCTCTCCCCGCGCCAGAACGAACTCCTCGAACGCTTCGGCTACCCCTTCGTGCTGGACGAGTTCCGCTTCCACATGACCCTCACCGGCAAGGTCGCGGACCAGGAGCTGCGCCGCTCCCTCTTCGCCACCCTGTGCCGCCTCGTGGAGCCCTTCTCCGGCCGCGCCGTGACCGTGCGCGAGATCTGCCTCTTCAGGCAGGAGGGCCCGGAACGGCGCTTCACCTGCGTGCAGCGCATGCCGCTCACGGGCAGGTGA
- the phnL gene encoding phosphonate C-P lyase system protein PhnL — protein sequence MDAALSPDVRILAKGLSKSFVLHTQGGARIDVFSDLSLSVSAGECLALSGPSGTGKSTLLRSLYANYKPDAGSILVRHEGAFVDLASAAPREVLAVRKRTLGYVSQFLRVIPRVPALDIVAAGLCEDGLPRGEAEARARDLLQRLRIGPELLGLAPKTFSGGEQQRINIARGFARSYPILLLDEPTASLDAQNRATVVALIREAKARGAAVVGIFHDEEVRDAVADRVFTMPSRERTK from the coding sequence ATGGACGCGGCCCTGTCCCCCGACGTCCGCATCCTCGCCAAGGGCCTGAGCAAGAGCTTCGTCCTGCACACCCAGGGCGGGGCGCGCATCGACGTCTTTTCCGACCTCTCCCTGTCCGTCTCGGCCGGGGAGTGCCTGGCCCTGTCCGGCCCCTCGGGCACGGGCAAGTCCACGCTCCTGCGCTCGCTCTACGCCAACTACAAGCCGGACGCGGGCAGCATCCTGGTGCGCCACGAGGGCGCCTTCGTGGACCTGGCCTCGGCCGCGCCGCGCGAGGTCCTCGCCGTGCGCAAGAGGACGCTCGGCTACGTCAGCCAGTTCCTGCGCGTCATCCCGCGCGTTCCGGCCCTGGACATCGTGGCCGCCGGGCTGTGCGAGGACGGCCTGCCGCGCGGCGAGGCCGAGGCCCGCGCCCGCGACCTCCTGCAGCGGCTGCGCATCGGCCCGGAGCTCCTGGGACTCGCGCCCAAGACCTTCTCCGGGGGCGAGCAGCAGCGCATCAACATCGCGCGCGGCTTCGCCCGCAGCTACCCCATCCTGCTCCTGGACGAGCCCACGGCCTCGCTCGACGCGCAGAACCGCGCCACCGTGGTCGCCCTCATCCGCGAGGCCAAGGCGCGCGGCGCCGCCGTGGTCGGCATCTTCCACGACGAGGAGGTGCGCGACGCCGTGGCCGACAGGGTCTTCACCATGCCTTCCAGGGAGAGAACGAAATGA
- a CDS encoding carbon-phosphorus lyase complex subunit PhnI: protein MYVAVKGGEKAIRAAHELLAKTRRGDPAEPAIGVSQIRRQLSLAVDRVMCEGSLYDPELAALAVKQAAGDLVEAVFLLRAYRTTLPRLAVSLPVDTGAMRIRRRISASFKDLPGGQVLGPTFDYTHRLLDFGLLADEDGEACEPETPPRPVPRPEPRADAGAEPHAAMPGIAELLAGEAMVEKQADDGREPGDLTRDPLTYPAGRDLRLQALARGDEGFVLALGYSTQRGFGSTHPFAGEIRQGGVEVEIVPEELGFPVCVGEVTLTECQMLGKFAGDETRPAQFSRGYGLAFGSSERKAMSMALVDRALRLDEFGEDGKGPAQDQEFVLSHCDNVEASGFVQHLKLPHHVDFQAELESVRRLRAARKSARAAAAAADDAADDADDAAGCDAPGEERTTC from the coding sequence ATGTACGTAGCCGTCAAGGGTGGCGAGAAGGCCATCCGCGCAGCCCACGAGCTGCTCGCCAAGACGCGCCGGGGCGACCCGGCCGAGCCCGCCATAGGCGTCTCCCAGATCCGTCGGCAGCTCTCCCTGGCCGTGGACCGGGTCATGTGCGAGGGCTCGCTCTACGACCCCGAACTTGCCGCCCTGGCCGTGAAGCAGGCCGCGGGCGACCTCGTGGAGGCCGTCTTCCTGCTGCGCGCCTACCGCACCACCCTGCCCCGCCTGGCCGTGAGCCTGCCCGTGGACACGGGCGCCATGCGCATCAGGCGGCGCATCTCCGCGAGCTTCAAGGACCTGCCCGGCGGACAGGTCCTCGGCCCGACCTTCGACTACACCCACCGCCTGCTGGACTTCGGCCTGCTCGCGGACGAGGACGGCGAGGCTTGCGAGCCCGAAACGCCGCCCCGGCCAGTCCCCCGACCGGAACCCCGGGCGGATGCCGGGGCCGAGCCCCACGCGGCCATGCCCGGCATCGCCGAGCTCCTGGCGGGCGAGGCCATGGTTGAGAAGCAGGCGGACGACGGGCGCGAACCGGGCGACCTGACGCGCGATCCCCTGACCTATCCGGCCGGACGCGATCTCAGGCTGCAGGCCCTGGCGCGCGGGGACGAAGGCTTCGTCCTGGCGCTCGGCTACTCCACGCAGCGCGGCTTCGGCAGCACCCACCCCTTTGCGGGCGAGATCCGCCAGGGCGGCGTGGAGGTGGAGATCGTGCCCGAGGAGCTGGGCTTTCCGGTCTGCGTGGGCGAGGTGACGCTCACCGAGTGCCAGATGCTCGGCAAGTTCGCGGGCGACGAGACGCGGCCCGCGCAGTTCTCGCGCGGCTACGGCCTGGCCTTCGGCTCCTCGGAGCGCAAGGCCATGTCCATGGCCCTGGTGGACCGGGCCCTGCGCCTGGACGAGTTCGGCGAGGACGGGAAGGGCCCGGCCCAGGACCAGGAGTTCGTGCTCAGCCACTGCGACAACGTGGAGGCCTCGGGCTTCGTGCAGCACCTGAAGCTGCCGCACCACGTGGACTTCCAGGCCGAGCTCGAGAGCGTGCGCAGGCTTCGCGCCGCGCGGAAGAGTGCGCGGGCCGCGGCGGCCGCCGCAGACGATGCCGCAGACGATGCCGACGACGCGGCCGGGTGCGACGCGCCCGGCGAGGAGAGGACCACATGCTGA